AGGAGTGGACCAACCTCACCTCAATGAAGATCGGCTCGACCGGCATCCCGGTGCTCTCGATCCTCGTGCTCGTCCTCATCATTGTGTTTGCGGTGATCATGCATTTCACCCCGTTTGGCCGCGGCATTTTTGCCATCGGCCTCAGCAAAGAGGCGGCCGAGTTCTCTGGGGTCAACGTCCAGCGCACCAAGATGATCCTCTTCCTGCTCGCCGGGCTGCTCTCAGCACTCGCCGGAATCTACCTGACGCTCAAGACGAGCACCGCCCGCGCCGAAAACGGAACGGGGCTTGAGCTCACCGTCATCGCAGCGGTACTGCTCGGCGGCGTCTCGATCTTCGGCGGAAAGGGAGCAATGCACGGCGTCATCGCAGGTGTGTTCCTCATCGGCACCATCGAAAGCGCGCTGCGCCTCGCGAACGTCACCTCAGACGTGAGCCGCATCATTGTCGGCACGCTCCTTGTTCTCTCGGTCATCTCGCCGAGCATCCTGGCCTGGATACGCGGACGCAGGCGCCCCGCGAGTACGCCAGGAACCCAAACTCAAGCCTTTCTCGCCAAGAGTTAGCTTGTCCGCGCCGAACTCCCTCGGCCTCACACAGAAATAGAAGGTAGGACACAATGTTGTTTCACACCACTGGCCGCCGCCTCGGCGCGGCAGCCGCAATTGCAGTAACGATCGCGCTCGTCGCCTCTGGCTGCTCCGGCAGCAGCGACCCAAAGTCAACCGATGGCGCATCATCGGGCGACAGCGACCTGTCGATCACGTTCCTCCCAAAGAACCTCGGAAACCCCTACTTCGACACCTCGAGCAAGGGCGGCAAGGCAGCCGTTGAAGAGCTCAAGGGAACGTTTGCAGAGGTTGGCCCTTCGGAAGCCGCTCCCGACTCGCAGGTTTCATACATCCAGACCGCTGCCCAGCAGGGCGTGAGCGCACTCGTCATTTCGGCAAACGACCCGACCGCTATCGGCTCCGCGCTGAAAGAGGCAATGGATGCCGGCACCAAGGTCGTCACGTTTGACTCCGACACCGACCCCCAGTACCGCGACCTCTTTGTAAACCAGGCAGATGCAGAAGGTATCGCAAAGGTGCAGGTCGACATGATCTCGGATCAGATCGGCGACGAGGGCGAGATCGCCATCCTCTCGGCAGCGGCAAACGCAACAAACCAGAACGCCTGGATTGAGCTCATGAAGAAGGACCTCGAAGCAAACCACCCGAACATCAAGCTCGTTGAGACCGTATACGGCGACGACGACGACCAGATGTCCTTCGACAAGACCGCGGCCCTGCTGCAGACCTACCCAAACCTCAAGGGCATTGTTGCACCAACCACGGTTGGTATCGCATCGG
The DNA window shown above is from Lysinibacter cavernae and carries:
- a CDS encoding ABC transporter permease, which codes for MTTIWASAKANSRTKTYKDYAKPLWQRTLMTTESAVILGLILVVAYASIAVNNFASDITLYYLLRDITPILIIALPMTLIILTGDIDLSVASILALSSVTFGMMVQGGWPVPLAIIGTLVVGLVCGAINGFLVTVVGLPSLAVTIGTMAAFRGIAQGLLGTTAITTFPEEWTNLTSMKIGSTGIPVLSILVLVLIIVFAVIMHFTPFGRGIFAIGLSKEAAEFSGVNVQRTKMILFLLAGLLSALAGIYLTLKTSTARAENGTGLELTVIAAVLLGGVSIFGGKGAMHGVIAGVFLIGTIESALRLANVTSDVSRIIVGTLLVLSVISPSILAWIRGRRRPASTPGTQTQAFLAKS
- the rhaS gene encoding rhamnose ABC transporter substrate-binding protein, whose protein sequence is MLFHTTGRRLGAAAAIAVTIALVASGCSGSSDPKSTDGASSGDSDLSITFLPKNLGNPYFDTSSKGGKAAVEELKGTFAEVGPSEAAPDSQVSYIQTAAQQGVSALVISANDPTAIGSALKEAMDAGTKVVTFDSDTDPQYRDLFVNQADAEGIAKVQVDMISDQIGDEGEIAILSAAANATNQNAWIELMKKDLEANHPNIKLVETVYGDDDDQMSFDKTAALLQTYPNLKGIVAPTTVGIASAARYLSTSDKKGKVAITGLGTPNQMRDYVEDGTVTEFALWNPEDLGYLAAFAGAALVDGTITGKEGDTFTAGKLGEFTVGADNTVLLGDPFKFNKDNIADFDF